Proteins encoded together in one Carya illinoinensis cultivar Pawnee chromosome 3, C.illinoinensisPawnee_v1, whole genome shotgun sequence window:
- the LOC122304853 gene encoding uncharacterized protein LOC122304853, with protein sequence MIGLTWNCRGLGNPRTVRELHMLVKTKWPKFIFLIETKCGRNKVEEVRSRVGFDCSIVVESRGLSGGLAFMWHSEDNFILQSYSQHHISMLLQMEHNSEQNLLTGFYGSPVTAHRRDSWKLLNFLKPREGLAWLCFGDFNEIMHLHEKQGGAVRPYHQMEEFSRSLIECGLSDMGFEGNKFTWCNNREGPFFTKERLDRALENLELTLNFSECCIQALAAQSSDHSPLVMHLKQGGRRYISNGNRKERIFRYEASWKMHEDCNTIVTNCWSPQLHQRGSHMWWSQQCLSKCKEGLVKWSNTILKQQRKVIQSKLAQLAILQEDNTGADNSTIRELQLCANQRRKTNEINCLVREDGSLSRDLEEISECFGNYYQSLFTSDDPVGIDGCIARLDRKVDRNMNSLLDADFSAGENIVGDKVTQAVLEVLNSGGDISGINQTFIVLIPKAKGPKTVKEFRPISLCNVLYKVVSKVLSNRLKLILPLIVSQTQSAFVPGRMILDNVIVAFETMHFMSIRGGRQQGHMAIKLDMSKAYDRVEWVFLQAVMVKLGFSEKWIRLVMGCVTSVSYSMLLNGSSQGFFKPSRGIRQGDPLSPYLFLLVSEVLSNDCLLFCRAKAEEWATINYLLIIYEGASGQKINKDKTSIYFSANTKPKAKDYILGLAGTRATKCYERYLGLPSLVGRSRYKAFKNIIDRVKSKVTNWKTKLLSQAGKEVLLKAVIQALPTYSMGVFKLPKVLLMEINKVMNQFWWGKQDKGNKVHWVSWSQMGKSKESGGMGFRDFECFNTALLAKQAWHIIQFPTSLASQVLKAKYFRNSSFLQAKLGARPSLIWRSIYSSRALIEKGSIWRIGNGKETKIWKDRWLPQPSSFMVQGHGLINDEEAMVAELINENTKQWDREKILRLLGPSNAAVIQKIHVSTSGARDRLVWLGTKDGGFIVRSAYHLQKELTTGQKGQSSSGSLDFKNWTCFWKLKIPNAVKVFLWRACLESLPTMSNLFKKKIVSSPLCPVCCSSDETAGHILWNCPSAMDVWSYGPKRIQKSSVRAESFFKIIEELRDLCDIQTLGAFAMTARDIWQRRNKLVFEGSFLHPRLLAQRDAHQLEDFKLAQVVPMPDSRLHTNQASIWSPPPEGTVKVNWDAAVSEARDRVGFGLIARDHRGNVVAVKRVAREGCVAPLLAEAMGGLHAAMFASELNLSSVVLEGDSLQVVQGLSLHKERWDSVDLVKGYEITFRKQHMEYLSCKTSNHGPMLVRNMKVDGRDPSKDEIKEALLSIPIHSSIAPDGFGSAYFIACWDIVKVDLVEATREFFSGIELPRSIFENISLAQEKGKIETLDHVLCSGDFAQAMWRKATQIFGVAGTDRLLLAELNISLHNPKMRPPQIVSWSRSRQGWVKFNVDGSYRGNLGSWCGGSILQNDAGRMLIAFSSKFGFGINNEAELRALISRLLLCWEMGILHVEIECDLDLVVRWIRNKACTIWYLWNFWKKFLQALHGVDYTISHLFREGNKVADFLARQEDEGLNCRYLHYDDLPLQVRGLLRLDYLGLPSLSV encoded by the exons ATGATAGGCCTTACCTGGAACtgtagggggcttgggaacccccgtacAGTTAGAGAGCTCCATATGTTGGTGAAAACTAAGTGGCCCAAGTTCATTTTCTTAATAGAAACTAAATGTGGTAGGAACAAAGTTGAGGAGGTGAGATCAAGGGTGGGTTTTGACTGTTCTATAGTGGTTGAAAGTAGGGGATTGAGTGGAGGACTGGCCTTTATGTGGCATAGTGAAGATAATTTCATCCTGCAATCTTATTCTCAGCACCACATTTCTATGCTTCTGCAAATGGAACACAACAGTGAACAAAACCTGTTAACTGGTTTTTATGGCTCGCCAGTAACAGCTCATAGGAGAGACAGTTGGaagcttttgaattttttgaaaccaAGAGAGGGCCTGGCATGGCTTTGCTTTGGAGACTTCAATGAGATTATGCACCTACATGAGAAGCAGGGGGGAGCAGTGAGACCTTACCACCAGATGGAAGAATTTAGCAGAAGTTTGATTGAGTGTGGCCTGAGTGATATGGGGTTTGAAGGCAATAAATTCACATGGTGTAATAATAGAGAGGGGCCTTTTTTCACCAAGGAAAGACTAGATCGTGCATTGGAAAATTTGGAATTGACCTTGAACTTCTCTGAATGTTGCATCCAGGCTCTAGCAGCACAATCTTCAGACCATAGTCCTCTTGTAATGCATCTAAAGCAGGGTGGGAGAAGGTATATCAGCAACGGGAATAGGAAGGAGAGAATTTTCAGATATGAAGCCTCATGGAAAATGCATGAAGATTGCAATACAATAGTAACCAACTGCTGGTCCCCTCAATTACATCAAAGAGGTTCGCATATGTGGTGGTCTCAGCAATGTTTGAGCAAGTGCAAAGAAGGCCTAGTGAAGTGGAGTAATACCATCCTTAAACAACAAAGGAAAGTTATTCAATCGAAGCTGGCTCAATTGGCTATTCTGCAGGAAGACAACACTGGAGCAGACAATAGTACTATCAGGGAGCTTCAGCT ATGTGCCAACCAGAGAAGGAAAACTAATGAGATCAATTGCTTGGTTAGGGAAGATGGTAGCCTGTCCAGGGATTTAGAGGAAATTTCTGAGTGTTTTGGGAATTACTACCAATCCCTTTTCACTTCAGATGACCCTGTGGGTATTGATGGATGTATAGCCAGGCTTGACAGGAAGGTGGACAGGAACATGAACTCCTTACTGGATGCAGATTTCTCAGCTGGTGAG AATATAGTTGGTGATAAGGTTACTCAAGCTGTTCTAGAGGTCCTCAACTCAGGGGGAGATATCAGTGGTATAAACCAAACTTTTATAGTGCTCATTCCCAAGGCTAAAGGACCTAAAACTGTCAAGGAATTCAGACCTATCTCGCTGTGCAATGTGTTATACAAAGTAGTATCAAAGGTCCTTTCCAATAGGCTTAAGTTAATCCTCCCTCTAATTGTATCCCAGACacaaagtgcttttgtcccCGGGAGAATGATCCTTGATAATGTAATTGTTGCTTTTGAAACCATGCACTTTATGTCAATTCGAGGGGGGAGACAGCAAGGTCATATGGCCATTAAGCTtgatatgagcaaagcatatGACAGGGTTGAGTGGGTCTTCTTACAAGCTGTTATGGTCAAGCTGGGATTTTCAGAGAAGTGGATCAGATTGGTTATGGGTTGTGTAACAAGTGTGTCTTACTCTATGCTCCTTAATGGGTCCTCACAGGGTTTCTTTAAACCATCAAGGGGCATTAGGCAGGGGGATCCCCTCTCCCCATACCTTTTCCTGCTAGTGTCTGAGGTGCTTAGCA atgattgctTGCTGTTTTGTAGAGCAAAAGCTGAGGAATGGGCCACTATTAACTATCTACTCATTATTTACGAAGGGGCCTCGGGTCAGAAGATCAACAAGGATAAAACCTCAATCTACTTCAGTGCCAATACTAAACCAAAAGCTAAAGACTACATATTGGGATTAGCTGGCACTAGAGCTACCAAGTGCTATGAGAGGTATCTTGGTCTGCCTTCTCTGGTAGGTAGATCAAGGTACAAAGCTTTCAAAAACATTATTGACAGAGTTAAAAGTAAAGTGACCAACTGGAAGACAAAGCTCCTCTCACAGGCAGGGAAAGAGGTTCTCCTCAAAGCAGTCATCCAGGCTCTTCCAACATATAGTATGGGAGTTTTCAAGCTCCCTAAAGTGTTATTGATGGAAATCAACAAGGTGATGAACCAGTTCTGGTGGGGCAAACAGGATAAGGGTAATAAAGTGCATTGGGTCTCCTGGAGTCAAATGGGAAAATCAAAGGAGTCAGGAGGGATGGGGTTCCGAGACTTTGAGTGTTTTAACACGGCACTCCTGGCTAAGCAAGCATGGCACATCATCCAGTTCCCTACATCTCTGGCCTCCCAAGTCCTCAAGGCAAAATATTTCAGGAACTCTAGTTTTCTTCAGGCCAAGTTGGGGGCCAGACCTTCTCTTATTTGGAGGAGTATTTATTCCTCAAGGGCTCTAATTGAGAAAGGTTCAATATGGAGAATTGGTAATGGAAAGGAGACTAAAATATGGAAGGATAGATGGTTACCTCAACCTTCATCTTTCATGGTTCAAGGACACGGGCTAATCAATGATGAGGAAGCTATGGTAGCTGAACTTATAAATGAAAACACCAAACAGTGGGACAGGGAAAAGATCCTAAGGTTGCTTGGACCTTCAAATGCTGCAGTGATCCAGAAGATTCATGTGAGCACGAGTGGAGCAAGGGATAGGCTTGTCTGGTTAGGCACTAAGGATGGTGGTTTCATAGTAAGGAGTGCATATCATTTGCAAAAGGAACTCACAACAGGTCAGAAGGGTCAGTCATCAAGTGGATCTCTTGATTTCAAAAACTGGACTTGTTTTTGGAAATTAAAGATTCCCAATGCAGTCAAGGTTTTTCTATGGAGAGCATGCTTAGAATCATTGCCTACAATGTCGAACCTCTTCAAGAAGAAGATTGTGAGCTCTCCTCTCTGCCCAGTTTGCTGCAGTTCTGATGAGACAGCAGGTCACATTCTGTGGAACTGTCCCTCAGCCATGGACGTGTGGAGTTATGGACCAAAGAGAATCCAAAAAAGCTCTGTGAGGGCAGAGAGCTTTTTCAAGATCATTGAGGAGCTAAGGGACCTATGTGACATACAAACATTGGGGGCTTTTGCTATGACAGCAAGGGATATCTGGCAAAGAAGAAACAAGCTGGTTTTTGAGGGATCCTTTCTACATCCTAGACTTCTAGCACAGAGGGATGCCCATCAACTGGAGGACTTTAAACTGGCTCAGGTGGTTCCAATGCCTGACTCCCGCTTGCACACCAACCAGGCATCCATATGGTCTCCTCCTCCAGAGGGAACTGTAAAggtaaattgggatgcagccGTGAGTGAAGCACGTGACAGGGTGGGGTTTGGTCTGATAGCTAGAGATCATAGGGGTAATGTGGTTGCTGTAAAGAGGGTAGCAAGGGAAGGCTGTGTTGCTCCTTTGCTGGCAGAGGCTATGGGAGGACTTCATGCAGCTATGTTTGCATCCGAGCTCAACCTGTCCTCAGTGGTATTGGAGGGTGATTCTCTGCAGGTGGTCCAGGGTCTTAGCCTTCACAAGGAGAGGTGGGATAGTGTGGACTTG GTGAAAGGCTACGAAATAACATTCAGGAAGCAGCACATGGAG TATTTATCTTGTAAAACTTCTAATCATGGTCCTATGCTTGTTCGTAACATGAAGGTAGATGGAAG AGATCCGTCTAAAGATGAGATCAAAGAGGCGCTTTTATCTATACCTATACATAGCAGTATAGCACCTGATGGTTTTGGATCAGCATATTTTATTGCTTGCTGGGATATTGTGAAAGTGGACTTGGTGGAGGCAACAAGAGAATTTTTCTCTGGTATAGAGCTACCAAG AAGTATTTTTGAGAATATATCGCTGGCTCAAGAGAAG GGCAAGATTGAAACTCTTGATCATGTCTTGTGTTCAGGGGATTTTGCTCAGGCAATGTGGAGGAAGGCAACTCAGATTTTTG GTGTTGCGGGTACAGACAGATTACTTCTAGCCGAATTGAATATTTCCTTGCATAATCCTAAAATGCGGCCGCCACAAATTGTAAGCTGGAGTAGATCAAGGCAAGGATGGGTGAAGTTCAATGTTGATGGCTCTTATAGAGGTAACCTAGGGAGTTGGTGTGGGGGTAGTATTTTGCAAAATGATGCAGGACGGATGTTGATTGCGTTCTCTTCTAAATTTGGTTTTGGTATTAATAATGAAGCGGAACTTAGAGCGCTTATTTCTAGATTATTACTTTGTTGGGAGATGGGGATTTTGCATGTTGAGATAGAATGTGATTTAGATTTGGTTGTACGTTGGATTAGGAATAAAGCTTGTACAATCTGGTATCTGTGGAATTTTTGGAAGAAGTTTCTTCAAGCTCTTCATGGAGTTGATTACACGATTTCTCATTTGTTTCGAGAAGGTAATAAAGTGGCAGATTTCCTAGCAAGGCAGGAAGATGAGGGTTTGAATTGTAGATATTTGCATTATGATGATTTACCCTTACAGGTTAGAGGTTTGCTTAGATTGGATTATCTTGGTTTGCCTAGTTTAAGTGTTTAA